A section of the Anabaena cylindrica PCC 7122 genome encodes:
- a CDS encoding IS1634 family transposase, producing the protein MKESQVAIQTLDIDHLGIVAGIIDEMELVEEVNKIVGIKTKETLTPGQVVKAMILNGLGFLSAPLYLFGEFFVGKATEHLIGEGVLPEHLNDDKLGRELDKYHQIGTTKIFTAVAIKAAHKFQVEMDSIHLDGTSMSVEGEYKKEIKEIDEIKQETEENKLEIEPEMKAIEIVHGYSRDKRPDLKQFIIDMIVTGDGDIPLYLKVDSGNVDDKSVFVERLKEFKKQWTFEGISVADSALYTAENLAAMRELKWITRVPLSIKEAKNKIVDIKEAEWKDSQISGYKIAAKESEYAGIKQRWIIVESEIRKKSSIQQVEKQVKKQEAKAKAALSKLSRQEFACQPDAKIVIEKLSKSWKYHQIKEIEYIEKLEYKTAGRPSKLTEPSQIKYQIKGQIETREEVIETEKINAGRFILATNVLDRNELSDEKVLEEYKAQQSNERGFRFLKDPLFFTSSVFVKTPERVEAIAMIMGLCLLVYNLAQRKLRQELAKFDDGIRNQVKKITNKPTMRWVFQMFQAVHLVIINGQKQMSNLTEEREKIVRYLGKSCSKYYLIT; encoded by the coding sequence GTGAAAGAGTCTCAAGTTGCCATACAAACCCTAGATATAGACCATTTAGGAATAGTAGCAGGAATAATAGACGAGATGGAATTGGTAGAAGAAGTGAATAAAATAGTGGGAATAAAAACAAAAGAAACCCTAACACCAGGACAAGTAGTAAAAGCGATGATATTGAATGGATTAGGGTTTTTAAGCGCCCCATTATATCTATTTGGGGAATTTTTTGTAGGAAAAGCAACAGAACATTTAATAGGAGAAGGAGTATTACCAGAGCATTTAAATGACGACAAACTAGGAAGAGAACTAGACAAATATCATCAAATAGGAACAACCAAGATATTTACAGCAGTAGCCATAAAAGCAGCCCATAAATTCCAAGTAGAAATGGATAGTATTCATTTAGATGGGACATCAATGAGTGTAGAAGGAGAGTACAAAAAAGAAATCAAAGAAATAGACGAAATAAAGCAAGAAACAGAAGAGAATAAATTAGAAATAGAACCGGAGATGAAAGCAATAGAAATAGTCCACGGATATTCAAGAGATAAAAGACCAGACTTGAAACAATTTATCATAGACATGATAGTAACAGGAGATGGAGACATCCCATTATATTTAAAAGTAGACTCAGGAAACGTAGATGATAAAAGTGTATTTGTAGAAAGATTAAAAGAATTTAAAAAACAATGGACATTTGAGGGCATAAGTGTAGCAGACAGTGCCTTATATACAGCAGAAAACTTAGCAGCAATGAGAGAACTGAAATGGATAACAAGAGTACCACTAAGTATCAAAGAAGCAAAAAATAAAATTGTAGATATAAAAGAAGCAGAATGGAAAGATAGTCAAATATCAGGCTATAAAATAGCAGCCAAAGAATCAGAATATGCAGGCATAAAACAAAGATGGATAATCGTAGAAAGTGAAATCAGAAAAAAATCAAGTATCCAACAAGTAGAAAAACAAGTCAAAAAACAGGAAGCAAAAGCAAAAGCCGCACTCAGCAAACTATCCAGACAAGAGTTCGCCTGTCAGCCAGATGCAAAAATAGTAATAGAAAAGCTATCAAAATCCTGGAAATATCACCAAATAAAAGAAATTGAATACATAGAGAAACTAGAATATAAAACAGCAGGTAGACCAAGTAAATTGACCGAACCAAGTCAAATAAAATATCAAATAAAAGGTCAAATAGAAACAAGAGAAGAAGTAATAGAAACTGAAAAAATTAACGCAGGGAGATTTATATTAGCAACGAATGTATTAGATAGAAATGAATTGAGTGATGAGAAAGTATTAGAAGAATACAAAGCTCAACAATCTAACGAAAGAGGATTTAGATTTTTAAAAGACCCATTGTTTTTTACATCAAGCGTATTTGTCAAAACCCCGGAAAGAGTAGAAGCAATAGCAATGATAATGGGATTGTGTTTGTTAGTCTATAACCTTGCCCAAAGAAAATTAAGGCAAGAATTAGCTAAATTTGATGATGGGATTAGAAATCAAGTTAAGAAAATCACAAATAAACCGACAATGAGGTGGGTATTTCAGATGTTTCAGGCTGTACATTTGGTAATCATAAATGGACAGAAACAAATGAGCAATTTAACGGAGGAACGTGAAAAGATTGTCAGATATTTAGGAAAGAGTTGTAGTAAATATTATCTAATTACTTGA
- a CDS encoding peptidase domain-containing ABC transporter: protein MTYIKSAFEEFLTTVDGFEQLSTAEKNSFLSQQQALRYRIGQKIISKEKLPDRIAILYEGRVRLLAYDPQTQLPITLKILEPGAIIGEISLLRQIACETAIASTEVICLTLSTVDYLNLLSQNPAFAHTRQNSSHIIEIFDVLSPQLARQANAGLNLKEISQQALSGAEIHYVEPGKTPFSQLDDNRIWFFSGGGTVTNLSPGSQLESSNGKNVLEVMGKTPARLIGINPTDLLFLNDDQVEQELAGSQLQIRDELDIPYASTEEVFPSPSDTPQVKQKHLNYPFFRAQGELNSTLACFQMLAKHLEMPFRKEVVRRILNEQMKRQGSISFQLCAYLAELIGLRSQLVDVPAAAIARIPAPALIQYSGSFAVIYAVDANTVVLGVPSQGIIRCKPGKLLEELETDENNLQPQLRVLLLSATQETPQERFGLRWFLPYLSKYRRVLIEVFIASFFVQLAALANPLVIQLIIDKVIVQNSISTLNILGVLLLAVGVFEAILTTLRTYLFVDTTNRIDMSLGSQIIDHLLRLPLRYFERRPVGELSTRVNELENIRQFLTGTALTVGLDALFSVVYIVVMIFYSWKLTVVGLGTIPLFVVITLIAAPTVSRQLRVKAERNAATQSYLVEVMSGIQTVKAQNIELRSRFSWQERYAKFVAAGFKTVITSTLANSTSQFLNKLSSLLVLWVGAYLVLQGELTLGELIAFRIISSYVTSPILRLAQIWQNFQETGLSLERLSDIVDTPQEAEADKGNIPLPAISGAVKYENVSFRFAPSGPLQLNNVSLDFEAGKFVGIVGQSGSGKSTMMKLLLRLYNVESGRILIDGYDIGKVELYSLRRQVGVVPQDPLLFDGTVQENIALTNPEATTEEIIEAARIAVAHEFIMNLPNGYNTRVGERGSALSGGQRQRIAIARSILQKPKLLVLDEATSALDYPTERQIGLNLARAFQGTTVFFITHRLNTVSSADTIIVMDGGRVIEQGSHQELMATKGHYFYLYQQQEVNL from the coding sequence ATGACTTATATAAAGAGCGCTTTTGAAGAATTTCTCACTACCGTTGATGGATTTGAACAACTATCGACAGCGGAAAAAAATAGTTTTTTATCACAACAGCAAGCTTTACGCTACCGGATAGGTCAAAAAATAATTAGTAAAGAAAAACTACCTGACCGCATAGCAATTCTTTATGAAGGGCGAGTGCGACTGTTAGCGTATGACCCCCAAACCCAATTACCAATTACTTTAAAAATACTGGAACCGGGAGCGATAATTGGTGAAATTAGTTTATTGAGGCAGATTGCTTGTGAAACAGCGATCGCATCCACCGAAGTTATCTGCTTAACTTTAAGTACAGTAGATTATTTAAATCTGCTTTCCCAAAATCCAGCCTTTGCCCATACGCGTCAAAACTCTAGTCACATCATAGAAATATTCGACGTTCTCAGCCCCCAGTTAGCCCGGCAAGCCAACGCAGGTTTAAATCTCAAAGAAATTAGCCAACAAGCTTTATCAGGGGCAGAAATCCATTATGTAGAACCAGGAAAAACCCCCTTCAGTCAACTAGATGATAATCGCATCTGGTTTTTTAGTGGTGGTGGTACAGTAACCAATCTTTCCCCAGGTTCTCAATTAGAATCTAGCAATGGCAAAAATGTTCTGGAAGTTATGGGTAAAACTCCAGCACGGTTGATAGGTATAAATCCCACAGATTTATTATTCCTGAATGATGATCAAGTAGAACAGGAACTTGCAGGCAGTCAATTACAAATTAGAGATGAGTTAGATATTCCTTACGCATCAACAGAGGAAGTTTTTCCATCACCATCGGATACACCACAAGTTAAACAAAAACATCTAAACTATCCATTTTTTCGCGCCCAGGGGGAATTGAATTCTACCCTTGCTTGCTTTCAAATGCTCGCCAAGCACCTAGAAATGCCCTTCCGTAAGGAGGTAGTGCGGCGGATTTTAAATGAGCAAATGAAACGTCAAGGGAGTATATCCTTTCAACTTTGCGCTTATTTAGCAGAATTAATCGGACTCAGATCCCAATTAGTAGATGTTCCCGCTGCGGCAATTGCACGTATTCCTGCACCAGCCTTAATTCAATATAGTGGTAGTTTTGCTGTTATCTATGCAGTAGATGCAAATACAGTAGTTTTAGGTGTACCTTCCCAAGGCATTATCCGCTGCAAACCAGGAAAACTATTAGAAGAATTAGAGACTGACGAAAACAATTTGCAGCCGCAACTCAGAGTTTTATTACTCAGTGCTACCCAGGAAACACCCCAAGAACGCTTTGGTTTACGCTGGTTTTTACCCTACTTATCTAAATATCGTCGCGTCCTCATAGAAGTATTCATCGCGTCCTTTTTTGTACAATTAGCAGCTTTAGCTAATCCCCTCGTTATTCAGTTAATTATTGATAAAGTCATCGTTCAAAATAGTATTAGTACCCTGAATATTTTAGGGGTGTTACTATTAGCGGTTGGTGTCTTTGAGGCCATACTCACTACACTGCGAACATACTTATTTGTGGATACGACCAACCGCATTGATATGAGTTTGGGGTCACAAATTATTGACCACTTGCTGCGGTTGCCACTCCGTTATTTTGAACGCCGACCGGTAGGTGAATTATCTACTCGTGTTAATGAGTTAGAAAATATTCGTCAGTTTCTCACAGGTACGGCTCTAACAGTGGGATTAGATGCCTTATTTTCTGTGGTGTATATCGTTGTCATGATATTTTACAGTTGGAAACTGACTGTCGTGGGGTTAGGAACAATCCCCTTATTTGTGGTGATTACGTTAATTGCTGCCCCCACAGTCAGCCGACAATTGCGTGTAAAAGCTGAACGTAACGCCGCAACTCAATCTTACTTAGTTGAGGTCATGTCAGGGATTCAAACAGTGAAAGCGCAAAATATTGAATTGCGATCGCGTTTTTCCTGGCAAGAACGTTACGCTAAGTTTGTGGCCGCAGGGTTTAAAACCGTGATCACTTCCACCCTGGCTAATTCCACCAGTCAGTTTCTCAACAAACTCAGCAGCTTACTAGTGTTGTGGGTGGGAGCTTATCTAGTATTGCAAGGAGAGTTAACTTTAGGAGAATTAATCGCCTTTAGAATTATCTCCAGTTACGTAACTAGCCCCATATTACGTTTAGCGCAAATCTGGCAGAATTTCCAAGAAACTGGGTTATCTTTAGAACGTCTCAGCGATATTGTTGATACCCCACAAGAAGCAGAAGCAGACAAGGGCAACATTCCCTTACCTGCAATATCTGGTGCAGTCAAATACGAAAACGTTTCCTTCCGATTTGCTCCCAGTGGACCACTACAACTCAATAATGTCAGCCTTGATTTCGAGGCTGGTAAATTTGTCGGTATTGTCGGACAAAGCGGATCAGGTAAAAGCACAATGATGAAATTACTGCTCAGACTTTACAACGTCGAGTCAGGCAGAATTTTGATTGATGGTTACGACATTGGCAAAGTAGAACTTTATTCACTGCGTCGGCAAGTTGGAGTCGTTCCTCAAGATCCGTTGTTGTTTGATGGCACAGTGCAAGAAAACATTGCGCTAACAAATCCTGAAGCTACAACCGAGGAAATTATCGAAGCGGCGAGGATTGCTGTAGCCCATGAATTTATCATGAATCTACCCAATGGTTACAACACCAGAGTAGGAGAAAGAGGTTCAGCCCTTTCCGGTGGACAAAGACAGCGAATTGCGATCGCACGTTCGATTTTACAAAAGCCTAAATTATTAGTTTTAGACGAAGCCACTAGCGCCTTAGATTATCCAACAGAGAGGCAAATAGGTCTAAATTTAGCTAGAGCATTTCAAGGAACTACCGTCTTCTTTATTACTCACCGTCTGAATACTGTCAGTAGTGCAGATACGATTATCGTCATGGATGGTGGTAGGGTAATAGAGCAAGGTAGTCATCAAGAATTAATGGCTACTAAAGGTCATTATTTCTATCTTTATCAACAACAAGAAGTTAATTTGTAA
- a CDS encoding glycine-rich domain-containing protein: MNLQQAELYQRLQEFSLDEKNVSFSFSQRLARENNWTIEYTQRVIDEYKKFAVIAVFAGHPVTPSDQVDQVWHLHLTYTQSYWDDFCEILGTQLDHGPTRGGVKEYNKFNNWYLNTIVSYEQFFGETPPIDIWPASHIRFDKEANFQRVDTHKNWVLPKPVFKLPNINVFHFIPDHFYLAFLFTLTLILTNSQILLASNNSNSQSSQNSIGFWFFLIVVGSVIFVISTSARSGGGGSSGGSSGGGSSGCGGGGCGGGGCGGGGCGGGGCGGGG; the protein is encoded by the coding sequence ATGAATCTTCAACAAGCAGAATTGTATCAACGCCTTCAGGAATTTTCTTTAGATGAAAAAAATGTTTCTTTCTCTTTTAGCCAGAGATTAGCAAGGGAGAATAACTGGACAATTGAATATACTCAGCGTGTAATAGATGAATATAAAAAGTTTGCCGTTATCGCTGTTTTTGCTGGTCATCCAGTTACACCATCTGATCAAGTTGATCAAGTTTGGCATTTACATTTAACATATACCCAATCTTATTGGGATGATTTTTGTGAAATATTAGGTACACAACTAGATCATGGTCCCACTCGTGGTGGTGTCAAGGAATATAATAAATTTAATAATTGGTATCTGAATACCATAGTCAGTTACGAACAGTTTTTTGGAGAAACTCCACCCATAGATATTTGGCCAGCTTCTCATATTCGTTTTGATAAAGAAGCTAATTTTCAGCGTGTAGATACTCACAAAAATTGGGTTTTACCCAAACCAGTATTTAAGTTACCAAACATAAATGTTTTTCATTTTATTCCCGATCATTTTTATTTAGCATTTTTGTTTACCTTGACATTAATCCTTACCAATTCTCAGATTTTATTAGCATCAAATAATAGTAATTCCCAAAGTTCTCAAAATTCTATAGGATTCTGGTTTTTCTTGATAGTAGTTGGTTCTGTGATCTTTGTAATATCTACATCTGCTAGAAGTGGTGGTGGTGGTAGCAGTGGTGGTAGCAGTGGTGGTGGTAGCAGTGGTTGCGGTGGTGGTGGTTGCGGTGGTGGTGGTTGCGGTGGTGGTGGCTGCGGTGGTGGTGGCTGCGGTGGTGGTGGTTAA
- a CDS encoding HlyD family efflux transporter periplasmic adaptor subunit, which yields MTLLNGHHVNGNGNGNGNGKKQDSQVLTLPKKAAKNSLITPYQDSFEQSVVLRQSPIWSRTIMITLMGLACFGIAWANFAKIEQVVPATGQLKPEGTVKEVQAPISGVVKSVYVKDGQEVKPGDLLLTFDSIATLAELSSLNKIRVALTKENDIYRRLMGASTGTASELDFLRSRLPAESAFLLKSRASLVAENELLRSQLKNLGTESGNGIDEQQRLIAAKTELDSRSAAANLEVEKTRKQLSQTLLKRQDTQNSLAIQEGILSKLKILAEEGGISQLQYLNQQQQVQTLKAEVAQLFEEEKRLQLDIQKRQQEVTNTVAFSDKSILDKIADNKKRIAEVDSQFMRIILDNEQRLADITSKISQTQLNVRYQELRAPVAGIVFDMQAKNPGFVANPTQKLLQIVPNDKYVADVFITNKDIGFVRKGMKVDVRIDSFPFSQFGDIKGEIIDIGSDALPPDQTHQFYRFPATISLDKQYLEMTGKNISLQSGMSITANIKVREERTVMSLFTEMFTKQVESLKEVR from the coding sequence ATGACTCTACTTAATGGACATCATGTAAACGGTAATGGCAACGGCAACGGTAACGGCAAAAAGCAAGATTCCCAGGTGCTAACACTGCCAAAAAAAGCTGCAAAAAATTCCTTAATTACACCTTATCAGGATAGTTTTGAGCAATCTGTAGTCCTACGTCAGTCTCCTATTTGGTCACGTACCATCATGATCACCTTGATGGGTTTAGCTTGTTTTGGGATTGCTTGGGCTAATTTTGCCAAAATCGAGCAAGTCGTTCCCGCAACAGGTCAATTAAAACCGGAAGGAACAGTCAAAGAAGTACAAGCTCCCATTAGTGGTGTGGTGAAATCTGTTTATGTCAAAGACGGGCAAGAAGTAAAACCTGGAGACTTACTCTTAACTTTTGATTCTATTGCTACCTTAGCGGAATTGAGTTCCTTAAATAAGATTCGCGTCGCTTTAACCAAAGAAAACGATATTTATCGGCGCTTGATGGGAGCAAGTACAGGTACAGCATCAGAATTAGACTTTTTACGCAGTAGATTACCAGCAGAATCGGCTTTTCTCCTCAAAAGTCGAGCATCCTTAGTGGCAGAAAATGAACTACTGCGTTCTCAACTAAAAAATTTAGGAACAGAATCAGGGAATGGAATTGACGAACAACAACGTCTCATAGCTGCTAAAACAGAATTAGATTCCCGATCTGCCGCAGCAAATTTAGAAGTAGAAAAAACGAGAAAACAATTATCGCAAACACTACTAAAACGACAAGATACGCAAAATAGTTTAGCAATTCAGGAAGGTATTTTAAGTAAACTCAAAATATTAGCAGAAGAAGGAGGTATCTCTCAACTTCAATATCTTAACCAGCAGCAGCAAGTACAAACTCTCAAGGCTGAAGTAGCACAATTGTTTGAAGAAGAAAAACGCCTTCAGTTGGATATTCAAAAACGGCAACAAGAAGTAACTAATACAGTCGCATTTTCTGATAAATCCATTTTGGATAAGATAGCTGATAATAAAAAGCGGATTGCAGAAGTTGATAGTCAATTCATGAGAATCATCCTGGATAACGAGCAGCGATTGGCCGATATTACAAGTAAAATTTCGCAGACGCAATTAAATGTTAGATATCAAGAACTTCGCGCACCTGTAGCGGGTATAGTGTTTGATATGCAAGCTAAAAATCCTGGGTTTGTAGCCAACCCCACCCAGAAGTTATTGCAAATCGTGCCAAATGATAAATATGTTGCTGATGTATTTATCACCAATAAAGATATTGGTTTTGTCCGCAAAGGTATGAAGGTAGATGTAAGAATTGACTCATTTCCCTTCAGTCAGTTTGGCGATATTAAAGGTGAGATAATTGATATCGGTTCGGATGCTTTACCCCCAGATCAGACTCATCAATTTTATAGATTTCCAGCTACTATCAGCTTAGATAAACAATACCTAGAAATGACAGGTAAAAACATCTCTTTACAGTCTGGTATGTCAATTACTGCCAACATTAAGGTGCGTGAAGAACGAACAGTCATGAGTTTGTTTACGGAAATGTTTACCAAGCAAGTTGAAAGCCTCAAAGAGGTGCGTTAA